The Desulfurococcaceae archaeon DNA window CCATATCTTAGTGCAAGTTTATACAACTTCTCGGCTTCGCTTAAAACGGTTTTCCCACCACGAGTTACCGCGAATTCCAGCTGACTTGGTGTAAGCTTATCGAGTTCAAGTAGCTTGGAGGCGATGAGCTCTGAGAACACGCCTGCATTCTTCTTTATCTTCTTGACCACGGACTCGGCGCTCGGCCTACTACTGTAACCCGCTACAACGCTCTCCACGATTTCCCGCACGATTTCACGAGCCTTCTCGATGCTGAGAGAGAGTTCACTCGTCAACGTGAAGGTCGAGTCAACGTAGTCGAAGACATCCTCAACGAGCTTGTCCACGTCGAGGCTCTTTGCTCTTTTGACCCGTTTAGGAGTTTTTTCTTTGGAGGTTTCTTTTTCCGGCTTCTTTTCAGTCTCTTCTACTTTTATCGGTTTCGCCCCTTTACGCTTGCCTAGTCCCGTAGCTCTTTCCGGGCTTTTAGTAGTTCGTTTCGTCCGCTGTTTGCGCTTCTTAGGAATAACTATCCCCTGAAGTGCGTGGCGAGTTGTTTATTACTAAGGGCCTGATCATCAGTTTTATACCTATCCAGGCTCTTCCTCTAGTGCCCTACTTATCATGTAACTGAGCACTAGCTTTGCAAGGTTGCGCTTTGCTCTCAGCTTGCTCAAGTATTCAATTACGTCATTGAATGCCGCTTTGTTGTCAAAGACCTCCTGTTTCACTTGGCGCGCTATTGAGTAGAGTATTCTTTCGTAGTCGTAGTCCGTTTCCACGCGCTCTCCGTAGTACTTACCTATAATGTCGCTCACCAGATCTCCTATGACGCTTTCAATGCTATCTATTAGTTTACGTCGATACTGCGTCTTCATGTCCTGTCCCTACGAGCTTTTATCCGGTTGAGGAGTTATAAAGTGTTAAGTTCTTCAGCGGTATTAGGGTGGATGCAGTATCTTGTCAAGCGTCCCACGCATTCCTCCTCGTAGTGCTCAAAAGTAGCTACCCCCCCGCACTCAAAGCCGTAGACTAGTGGCGATGTAAATACAGTAATGACCAGTCCTTCATGTGATACCTTAAAGCCGTTAACGGCCTCGTGACCCCTCACAATGAGTTTGCCGTTTATGAGCTGGAGTGCCCCTTTACTCACTGCCGCTCCGTAAAGTACTCCTGCACCTCGCGGTGAGGGCGTGTAGTAGATGTTCGAGTCAACTGGGTCGCTCCACAAGATCTCTTCCAGGGATTTTCTAGAGATCGTGTTTTTCCCGATCTCGAAGGCTTCGCGCCAATCCTTGCTACTCAGTACACTTAGAGGAGGACCTCCATGCAAGGCCAGTAGCACGTTGTTGTGGACTAGTGCAAGAGGGAGACTTTCGAACAGCTCGAGAGAAAGCTCGTAGAGGGCTTCAGCGCCGGCGCCGAATCTAGCTATTAAATGGTGAGGGTAGTCGTGGGGGTAAGGTGTAAGCCATGTGGATGGCTCATGATTGCCCCTCAGCAAGACCACGTTCCCGCAGTACTCTTGCTTCAAGTTAAGTAATAGTGAGAGGGTTTCTAGCTGCATGTAGCCCCTATCAACGTAATCCCCCAGAAACACCACAACGTACTCCTCTAACCTGCTCCACAAGCTGTTCAGCGCTGAAAGTAGCGTGTAGTAGTCTCCATGAAGATCCCCGACGAACACGTATTTTCCGCGCCCAGAAATTTCCACGACTCCCGGCTTATGGTAGGATCCAGGTCTAGGTGGTGTTTTGACCACTTCAAGCGAATTCTCTAAGAGAGTCCTATACTCTCCGTGAGTTTTACACTGCTCTATGGCCTTTTCGTGGAGCTTTCTCAGGGCGGGATCAAGCCTTCGGCATCCCATGGTATACACCGAGAATAGGGTACGTGGTGTAGGAAGTATTGTCTACGCCTTCATGTACGTACTCCGGTTCGACGAACTTGTCTACGTGTCCCCAGGCGTATATGAGGGCTATGAGAGGCGCCTTGCTGAAATAGTGGATCTGCCAAATACCCTCGATGAACTTTGTTTCAATAAGAATATTTAAGACTCGTTTCAATTCTTGGGGCGTTGGGGCGTGGATCAGCATTACCAGGAAACTACCGCCATTCCTTGTAGTGTAGCGTAGTAGGAGCATCTTATGTAAATGTTCGTAGTAGTGGTACCTAACATTGCGTATACCCAGCCTCTTCTCGACAACCTCTACGAGGTCTTTTGTTTTCCATGAATACTTAAATGGCGGATTACTTAGCCTAAAAATGTCAAGGGCTATGGCAACGTCAAACTCATCCAGCCTCCTGTTGGAGATGCTCTGCGGCGATGAGTAAGGGACCAGCTCCAGTACGTGGTCTTCACGCCCTTCTACGGGAATGACCGTCTCAACTACGCGCTCGCAGAACTCGAGCCTACAAGTAAAGGGGTCAACACCATCCTCTATTACGGTGCAATCCTCTAACGCATAGTAAATCTCCACCGGGTTACCCGCATAAGAGTAGTACTGTACTACTAGATGTAGTGGTTTTTTAAGACAGGGTTTCGCCGTCTTCTGCTGCCTAGCTAGAATCGCGGTAGATACCTTCACGGGAAGGGCCTCCAATGGCACGACTACGTGCTTACTTAAGACTCCATTTACGAGTAGTCTATGCACTAACCGGTACATTGTTTGAACGCTAATACAATCCATCTCTTCACACAGCCCAGTGACTTTCCCTCCCCTGTTCAGAGCAGCGGCGATCTTCCAGGCGCTACTGCGATTTACGGTCATCACGATCACTCGTAGCCCGATAAAGGTATTTGGAAGTGTGGTTAATAACGTGGTTCAGCGGCTACCACGACGCGCATCACAACTCAGTAGCGGCCAAGGTTCAACATCCATGTAAAGTTCCGGGGTAAGCAACCTAAATAGTTGCAATACCATGTAGTGCTGTGTTGCCGGGTAACCTGCCAGGTGACTATCCTACCACCAGGGCTCGGCCAAATGCCTTCTAATCACTACTCATTGTCGGGAGTATTCCTCATCGCTATGTTTCTATATTGAGTATTTCCCTTAATTTAGCTTTTACCCTTTCAGCAACGAGCTTGCCGTCTACTTTGCCGCGAACAGTCTTCATCACCTCGCTCATTACTATCGAGAAAGCTTTATCCCTCCTCGCGAGGATCTTTTCCTTATTAGCCTCAATGACCTTTGTCACGCTTAAGTCTAAGTCCTCCATACTTACGTACTTTATGCCCAGGGCCTCAACGGCCTTTGCAAGGTCCGTACCCGGTGTTCGTGCGAGATAGGATAGTATATCTGGCAACGCCTCCTTAGCTATGATCCCTTCCGCTAATGCTTTCACCACGTTTTCTATCATGCTCTCGTCGAGGTCATCTACGGGAATGCCCTCTCTTCTAAGTGCCGGTATTATGTTAACGAATATTGAAGCTATAACGGAGCAGGGCACACTGCTCCCATAGTTCTTCACGAGGTGCTCGTAGAGGTCTAGTCTAAGGTCGTTCAAAAGTGCCATAGCTAAGCTCCGGCTTAGACCGTGCTCCTCGAGAAGCTTTTTGTACTTTACGTCCGGGTGCTCCGGCACGTAGGCTTCCGCATTTTTGAGTAGTTCCTGGGTTATTATAATGGGTGGAATGTCCGTTTCGGGGTACATTCTGGCGGCTCCTGGACGGGGCCTCATATACCTAGTTGTCCCATCGGGATTAGCAGCCCGCGTCTCCTCGGGCACACCTATAAGGGCGTAAGACGCCCTTTCAGCTACTGAAAGTAGTGCTCTCTCGGCTCTACTCCTCGCGTCTGCGACAATTACAATAGCGTCCCTCTCGGGGTCGCCCCCTGTCTCCGAGTACAGCTTTACGACCTCATCCATCCCTATTCCATACCCTGGAAGTTCATCCGTGTGAATAATTCCTCCAACCCCGCTCCACACCTTGGCATAGTCGCTCAGCTCCGTACCGAATCTCCTTCCCGGTTGAATTTCCTTGCCTAGTAGCCCCTTGAAACCAGGTAGCTTGAGCGCGAGCACTGCTCCTTCGGGCTGTAATAGCGCCCTTCTGATCAGCTTGGACTGGGCGCCTTCAAATACCTTCGTTACATCGATGATATCGGGCTTGATGTCGTTTCGGCTCACACCACGTCTCTGTAGCTCGTCGCGTATTTCAAGTAGCTTAATCTGCCTTTCGACTTCGTACTCTACAACCCGCTGAATTAGGTAGAGGTGCTGTATTCCTTTAATTTCCACTTTTGCGCCACCACTCACACTAATATTCAGGTCTTGCCTGATACTGCCGAGACCGCGCTTAGCCTTGCCCGTTAGTCTAACCAGCTGCCCTATCTTTAGGGCGGCCTTTAATGCCAGTTCCGGCGAATCTATGTCCGGCTTGGTCGCTATTTCTATTAAAGGTATGCCTAACCGGTCTAGGCTGTAGTGAACCTCAACGTCCCTTTCCTCGACTTTTCTAGCTGCATCCTCTTCGAGACAAAGCGTTTGAATGCCTATTTTCCTGCCTTCGACGTCTATGTAGCCCCCCATGGCGATCAACGCTGTTCTCTGAAACCCGCTTACGTTACTGCCGTCAATCACGATCTTCCTCATTACGTGCACTTCGTCAACGATATTCATGTTCAGT harbors:
- a CDS encoding metallophosphoesterase family protein, producing MGCRRLDPALRKLHEKAIEQCKTHGEYRTLLENSLEVVKTPPRPGSYHKPGVVEISGRGKYVFVGDLHGDYYTLLSALNSLWSRLEEYVVVFLGDYVDRGYMQLETLSLLLNLKQEYCGNVVLLRGNHEPSTWLTPYPHDYPHHLIARFGAGAEALYELSLELFESLPLALVHNNVLLALHGGPPLSVLSSKDWREAFEIGKNTISRKSLEEILWSDPVDSNIYYTPSPRGAGVLYGAAVSKGALQLINGKLIVRGHEAVNGFKVSHEGLVITVFTSPLVYGFECGGVATFEHYEEECVGRLTRYCIHPNTAEELNTL
- the gatE gene encoding Glu-tRNA(Gln) amidotransferase subunit GatE, producing MSRASYADLGLKVGLEIHIQLNTGKKLFCPCPTHASDESRQTTFQRYLRPARSEVGEVDPAALLEWKRGRLYVYTAPENQACLVEADEEPPHPINEEALVVALAVAKALNMNIVDEVHVMRKIVIDGSNVSGFQRTALIAMGGYIDVEGRKIGIQTLCLEEDAARKVEERDVEVHYSLDRLGIPLIEIATKPDIDSPELALKAALKIGQLVRLTGKAKRGLGSIRQDLNISVSGGAKVEIKGIQHLYLIQRVVEYEVERQIKLLEIRDELQRRGVSRNDIKPDIIDVTKVFEGAQSKLIRRALLQPEGAVLALKLPGFKGLLGKEIQPGRRFGTELSDYAKVWSGVGGIIHTDELPGYGIGMDEVVKLYSETGGDPERDAIVIVADARSRAERALLSVAERASYALIGVPEETRAANPDGTTRYMRPRPGAARMYPETDIPPIIITQELLKNAEAYVPEHPDVKYKKLLEEHGLSRSLAMALLNDLRLDLYEHLVKNYGSSVPCSVIASIFVNIIPALRREGIPVDDLDESMIENVVKALAEGIIAKEALPDILSYLARTPGTDLAKAVEALGIKYVSMEDLDLSVTKVIEANKEKILARRDKAFSIVMSEVMKTVRGKVDGKLVAERVKAKLREILNIET